AATTTTTGTTTGGGGTAAAATAGTTGTTTTCTTTGGCTCAGTCCATCTTTCTTTATATCGTGGGTGCATTGAATAATACGTACAAGAACTAGTCAAGgacaaattaatttatcactACTTACTACTTTTGAAAGTATACTAATATCCTAACATGAGCTAATTATGGCAATGGATGTTGAAACAGTGTATTTAGCTTTACAGGAACTGCACATAGTCTATTATAACTTAGTACATTGAATGCAAGAGCTAATTAATAGTAATTAAGTATTAAATGCTTTAATACATTCATTGTTATGACTTATGAGTGACTGATATTCTATCATACGATATATACTACTGAATCTAGACTATGTTGTTGAATATGGACTATATTTCAATCGTTTGTCCTAGATACATTGCTCTGTAAACAACGATTTGAGTACAGTTGCACATGGGTGAACAGGTGAAGGCAGTATATGTGAAGAACCTGCCGAAGAATGTGACTCAAGAACAGTTGAAGAAGCTTTTTGAACGTCATGGGAAGATAACAAAGGTGGTTCTTCCACCTGCAAAGTCTGGACAGGAAAAGAACAGAATTGGCTTTGTACATTTTGCAGAGAGGTCAAATGCTATGAAAGCACTGAAAAACACTGAAAGATATGAATTAGAAGGTAGCGTATATTCCAACCTTTTGTGATTGTTTTGTAAATGTTTGTCAATATTCATTAGCTTTGTTCTGTTTCAGGTCAAGTTTTAGAGTGCTCTTTGGCAAAGCCACAGTCTGATCAAAAGTCTGGAGGGTCAAACACACAGAAGCCGGGACCAGGATTGCTTCCAAGCTATCCACAACATGTCGGTTATGGTTTGGTTGGGGGTGCCTATGGTGCACTTGGTGCGGGATATCCTGCTCCAGGTCTTACACAGgtgacattttttttcatttgttttttccaTTAGTTATCTTTAGCTTCTTTCCAGATCTAACATCAATATATTATGATCTGCATATTTTTGTTAACAGACATCACTAAATCCTTATCGCATTGCATTTAAagatgtttaatatattttaaattacatttgaAATCATGCATGTTAATATCTAAGCAGCATATGCTACCCGAAGTGTATTTACATACAAGGTTATCTCTGTACTATATATGTGCCATTGATCCATTATCACATCTACTATCTATTAATGAGATTCTGATGGCTGGAATTGTATCTGCTGCAGCCCTTGCTATATGGAGGAGGTCAAGCTCCCGCCGGAATGGCCATGATGCCCATGCTTTTGGCTGATGGACGAATTGGATATGTCTTGTAAGTAGAATTGTTGCTCGTAATGTATTTAGCTCGTTATATCATTATGATGTTTTGTATGAAATTCCAATGGAAGAATGCGACACCTAATTGTCTGAATCCAGGGCTTGAGAATTTATTTAATTACGCAGGCAACAACCAGGAATGCAACCACAAGCTCCATCCTCACATCATAGAGGTGGTCGGAGCGGTGGCAGTGGGGGTGGCAATAGGAATGCTGGCAGTTCTAGTAAGGGAAGGCACAATAATGATGGTGGTCAAGGGCGCAGATATCGCCCATATTAGCGGTGTTGATATAGACAGTAGCACTTCCTTCTCTCAAATGTACTTGGGGCTTTATAAAGCTCATTTATTGCATCAAAATGTgctacatattttttaattaaaatatttatttagtgtAGATTAAATCTTGATGTCAAGGCGTTTAATGTGTAAGTTGAATGAATTTGGATTCTTCCTGTGTTGATAATTAAAGACTTTTTTGaacgaaacaaaaaaaaaacgatgcAGTCCTTTCTGTGTATTTTTATGAAGAGTAAAAGTCAATGGTGTTCCTTCAACTGCCATAATCACTGGTAACAGCCCactgatttattttttcatggaTTTATTCTTTGATATTCGCTTGTATGGACCCattatatttgaaatacaaaattgttacaattaaaattatgtacaccgtcaaaaatatatattagaactCCGGTCATGGCATTCCAATAACTCAATTAAAATTGTGGTAGTGATAATTTTCTTAATCCTTATATTCATAATAACCAAATTCAGTCAACTTGCACAAACCCAGTAAATACATAATCTAGACGAAAACAGCTAGTATCATTCTGAaccatattattttaaatattgtacCGTCCTTAACGATGAAAAGGACTAGGTATTGATTTGGATGCTTAGGTATTGGtgataatgttttaaaaaagtaattctGTTGTTAAAacctaataatttatttaacaaaatcaGTTTTCTAACATTTCCTATCTTAACATATCCAAAGAGGTATGACTATTGCTTAGTCTGCACCCATAATacctataaatagaagataGTACAAATATATACACTTAAACTATCTGATTTAAACTTTCACTAACTTTGAtccaaaacaaatattattgattaaaatttattaaagatcACAATTATACATCTTGTCTTTTTCAAAGATTCACATTTATGATTTAAGTTTCCAAAACATtgtaaataatgataaaatgtaAGCTTTTTTGAGATCATCCTGCAATTTTGTGCAGTTTCCTCTGTTCAACTTCTTTGTTACACCGTAACTCATAAATATTTAGTATCCTTTCTTGCCAAAAGTGTTCCTGTCATCAAGTGAGGTGCGTGTTTTTACTGAATCAAAAAGCTATATTAATAATACCGATTAAGTAGCATCCAACTGATAAGGGGTCATGCACATTATCAACATACAAACTTTAGAGCATAATGCAGTTGCCTTCATCCCACTAAATAATTGGTCTTATTCATCGTCCTCCTCGCCCTCACCTTTATCAGAACCCTCCGCTCTATCAGGTGACTCATCGTTAATGGAAGCCTCACCTTTGTCAGATGACTCAGCttccaattttcttttctttctctgctcatcttcttttcctcttgaCACTGCCGCTTTCTTTTCAACATTCTTCTTCCTAAACTCTGCTAACAACGAAGAAAAAGTATTAGGCTACAAATACAAAGGCACATAAAATTACCTCTTCCAAAACTAACTGTCTGTCAAGTGCAATCACTAGTAAAatcaatacaaatataaaaatacatatatcaGGTATTTccaatatgaaaaataaatgacatAATCTTATTAGAAATTACTAATGCAAAACATTACAAAGTATTGTCTTGTATGTTTCAAATGTACAATCCCTCATCTAGTCTCCCGCTGTATATATGTacttatttatgaataaaataacaGATCCTCCTAATATTTTTGAACCAGAAATTTTCCACTATACTTCATATCAATAATAGCTTTTGGTTTGACATTATGAGTCCTGGACCCACGTTtcaaatgtgataaaaaaattaaaactatttagaGGAGCTTCAATTTGAAAGTGAATCATGTATCCACAGTTAACTAGACAATACACGACCAAACATGCACTAAAAGTAACTAATCCTCAGGCTCCACTTCATATCTTCGAACCTAGTACTTTCCAGTAGACTACCCAATCGTGCTTTTAGGACAATTGCAAAGAACAAACTAGTTAACAAGCCAGGATTATATGTTGAAGctgataaaatgaaaaatacttaaTTTCAATAAAGGAGTCAAACAAATTACAATAAGAAGAATGTCAAAGTTGGACATATAATTTAGATTAAGTGATATATCTCTCATATGGCTCATCTCTCCCCATAGAGAGAGAACATATCAAGTGAGAGGATTTTCTTTATGAGTGACTGAAAGAAGCGAATATTAGCCATGATTTTAAGTGGTCATACTATCTTCATACAACTTTTGGTCCAATTTGCTCCTCTCAGTATCTCGTCATGTCACAATGTTCTGACTTTTAAAACAAAGTAATTTCACAAGAATTTGACAAGTTCCAAAAAAAGAATCACAGCTAGTAGAATCTGATCTTTGGTGTTAACAAACCAAAACATTTTAAGAGACTAATAGTAATCTACCTTCAAGGGAAGCTTTTAGAGGGCGAACAAACTCAGAGAACTCGGTTTCTTCAAGAGCTTTGAAAACATCTTCAGCACTGACAATCTGCCTCTTTGACTCCTTACATATGTCATTAGCCCTAAACCACACTCATCACATCAGCTAAGGTCACACACATTCATACCATatcattccataaaaatttcGATCACTGTTAtgctttttctatcttttttttttcttcttttttactttcttcCACTGTTCAAATAATCTATTTATCAATTATCTAATTCGAATCCTAGGTTTTCTAAGTAGGGGAGAAGGGATTCAAACATCAAAATTGAGAATTTTTAGTGAAATTAATTAAGGGGAAGGGTTCGAGGGCTTACGTGGCGGAAAGGTAGTGGATGAAGATCCTACCGCTTTCTGAGAATGCGAGAAGACCATCTTTGCTGACAGAAATTTCTCCTTCTTCAGAGCATCGGGACAGTTTATCCTTCACAACACGGCGCACGATAGACCGGGGCAGCTCCTCCGCCTCAGCCATTCTGTTCTTCGAATAGGAATTGGGAACTGGGATGAATTTAGGGTTAGGGTAATCTAGTTCACCTCTTTTCCCgccattttcaatttcttttcccATGCAATACGCGGCATGGtgataaattgtaattattaaaattaaaatttatatttaatgcacacaaataagataaaatatcaGAAAATCTATATTTGtagatgaatataaaataaaacaataattaaaagttttgagGAAAGATATCTATGTATCATAAATAAGTTTAGAAGAACAAATATATATCTACTTATAGACAAACAAAATTTCttgtgtttatatttataattatattttttttcttttattgaaattgaaaagaaaagaacataaattttttataagttatttgaatcaaacatgtcggtaagttaaaacataaataatgttaaaaattatagatattaaatgtaaaaaaaatacatatatataaacatttttctagaaatttagaacaaaattttaccgtttattaagtaatttgaagaaaaaaatatattgaacagtgaaaataagattgaaccaaacttatttaagggaaaatgtaaataaaattttgcaatatatcacaagtttaaatctgagccatgtgaatgctccattaatgtggagagagaaagagaaagattattGAATATAGTGTGGAAgtgtaggatatttttggaataaaaaaaataatggggaggtgtagagtatttttggaataaaagaaaatagtggagaggtgcaggagcacttggggtggtggagggagcaacaccctttgTAAAATGACTAGCCCAAAAACGGtacttattagaaaaattaggtgggttggtgagctaACTTGGCTCACCATGAGTTCAATTCGGGTGAATCAGGTTCTTAGTGAGCCAGACTCAAAATTGACCCGTATcgaaagtttaaatttttttcaacccaacccaacccgaaTTCATGATGGACCGGGTTGGCTCGTGAGTTCCAACTCATTTTGATAGCACTAGTTTTCATGAAGGAAAAATGATTCAATGGATTCTGTTGGTGTGGCATTGTGAACGAATATGATCTGTGGTGGTTGTCATTGTGAATGGGTGACGGTAGTGGCATAACCAACAGTGGTGTCACGGTGACTAACAGCGTGGAGGAGGTCATGGTGGTTGCCTAGGGTTTTTGGGAATGTTAGGAAGAAAATGAGATGACGAGTTAACCACGTCAGAAAAAATGGATTCAAACACTGCTCATATTAACGATT
The Vigna angularis cultivar LongXiaoDou No.4 chromosome 5, ASM1680809v1, whole genome shotgun sequence genome window above contains:
- the LOC108339947 gene encoding DNA polymerase II subunit B4 encodes the protein MGKEIENGGKRGELDYPNPKFIPVPNSYSKNRMAEAEELPRSIVRRVVKDKLSRCSEEGEISVSKDGLLAFSESGRIFIHYLSATANDICKESKRQIVSAEDVFKALEETEFSEFVRPLKASLEEFRKKNVEKKAAVSRGKEDEQRKKRKLEAESSDKGEASINDESPDRAEGSDKGEGEEDDE